The DNA region GGCATCCGCGCCTTCTACGCCAGCCTCGCGGGGGAGGGGGCCGAGTCCCCCACCTTCGCGGACGGCCACGCCGCCGCCCTGGCCGTCGCCGCCGCCGTGAGGAGCCACGGCGAGAGGCGCTGGGTGGACCTCGCGGAAGTCGAACCCGCCGCCCCCGCCCGACAAGGAGTGACCCCATGACCCAGCCCGACCCTTCCCAGCCGCGCGCCGCCGTCATCGGCATCGGCTTCATCGGCCACGCCCACATTGAGGCCCTGCGCCGCCTGAACGTGCCCATCGCGGGCGTCCTCGGCCACGAGGAGGGCTACACCCGCCGGGAGGCCGCCAAACTCGGTCTGCGCCCGTATCTCAGCCTGGACGAACTGCTCGTGGACCCCGAGGTGACGGTGGTTCACCAGTGTGGCCCGAACGACGTTCACGCCGGGCAGAATCTGCGGGCGCTCGCCGCGGGCAAGCACGTCTTCTCGGAAAAGCCGCTGGGGGTGTCCGTCGAGGAGTGCGAGCGGCAGCTCCTGGCCGCGCGGCAGGCGGGGCGGCGGGCGGCGGTGAACTTCACCTACCGGGGCTACGCCGCCGTGCAGACCCTGCGCGAGATCGTGCGGGGCGGCGAATTGGGCGACGTGACCTACCTGCGCGGTCACTACCTGCAAGACTGGCTGCTCTACGCGACCGACTTCAACTGGCGGGTGGGTGCCCCCGCCCGGGAGACGCGCGCCGTGTCCGACATCGGCTCGCACCTCTCGGACCTCGCCCGCTTCGTGACGGGCCGGGAGCCCGAGCGGGTGTTCGCGCGCTTCACCACCTTGCACCCGGAAAGGCGGCGTCCGGTCGGGGAGGTGCAGACCTTCGCCCAGGGGGGCGGGCAGACCGAGCCCTTCACCGTCACCACCGAGGACCAGGCGAGCCTCCTCGTCGAGTACGCGGGCGGCGTCCACGCCAACTTCGAGCTGGCGCAGGTCGCGCCCGGCCACAAGAACGACCTGGAGCTGGAGGTGCAGGGCACCCGCGGCGCGGCGGTCTGGCGCCAGGAGCGCCCCGAGGAGATCGAGATCGGCACCCGCGAGAACGTGCGGACCGTGCGCCTCAAGGACCCGGGCAGCGCCTTCACCCACTATCCCGGCGGTCACCCGGAAGGCTACCCCGACGCGATCACCAACGTCATCCGCACCTTCTACACGGGGCTAGGTGGGGCGGGGAGCGACCGCATCGCCACCTTCGAGGACGGCCTCGCCGCCGCCCGGTTCGTGGAGGCGGCGTTCCAGAGCCACACGGAGGGCCGCTGGGTGGACACCCGGCAGGAAGTGGCGCGGTAGGGGGCGGGTTGCTCTCCAGAAGAAACCGCAGTCATGCCAGTCTTTCTCTTCTCCGGGGAGGTGCCTGGACGCCCCGCCTGGCCCCCTGACGCCGTGCCCGTTTCGCCCCGCAGTTCCTCAAATCCCTACCCCCTCTGCCTCGCAACCCTGCG from Deinococcus aetherius includes:
- a CDS encoding Gfo/Idh/MocA family protein, which encodes MTQPDPSQPRAAVIGIGFIGHAHIEALRRLNVPIAGVLGHEEGYTRREAAKLGLRPYLSLDELLVDPEVTVVHQCGPNDVHAGQNLRALAAGKHVFSEKPLGVSVEECERQLLAARQAGRRAAVNFTYRGYAAVQTLREIVRGGELGDVTYLRGHYLQDWLLYATDFNWRVGAPARETRAVSDIGSHLSDLARFVTGREPERVFARFTTLHPERRRPVGEVQTFAQGGGQTEPFTVTTEDQASLLVEYAGGVHANFELAQVAPGHKNDLELEVQGTRGAAVWRQERPEEIEIGTRENVRTVRLKDPGSAFTHYPGGHPEGYPDAITNVIRTFYTGLGGAGSDRIATFEDGLAAARFVEAAFQSHTEGRWVDTRQEVAR